The Choristoneura fumiferana chromosome Z, NRCan_CFum_1, whole genome shotgun sequence DNA window ctagtagtttttgccgttgtacggtaaaaaattctagaaaacgaaatatgagaggtaatgatGGATGAACGATGATCCAAAATGAGTTTAGTTGTCGGCTTTGCGCTGTCATCGTTTATCcgccattacctctcatatttctttttctagatttttttaccgtacaacgataaaacaaaacctactagacactggcaaaattgtcctccaatggacagagccatattcacagactactaagagatactgccatatttttctaaaaatctctctcaaagtcaaaatatctttattcaatttaggttctATTAAAAATGTACTCGGGTTCGATACAGTTGTATAAATAACTATATTAAAATTAGTAGCTGATTTATtagacaaataattaattttgaaggCAGAAGAAGCTGCGTTAATTACAACAAGATTACAACCCATTAAAAATGACGTTTTTAACAAACGTTGTTGACGTTTTTGATATTGTTACTAcctacggataactcacgtctttaatagagtttagctcgacatgtttcggatgGGTTACGttacgtgagttatccgttacaatatcatttaatatgagtgagtctcgcggtagttttatgttaattttttattatttcatctgCTATTTATTCAGAGTCCGCATCAatatgtacatgtaggtacatttatttttaaacaatagaTATTTTAAGTACATTAATATTGCTTTTTTGACACTTTGACAGTGTGGGTCACCataggataaaaaatattccaataaCTTAAAATCTCAGGTCATTTAATCAATcacaaatattaaattcaatTATTTGGAAAATCAGTAGACAAATTACACAACATTGTTTAAGtaacacaatacggtatttgacaattttttatttattttatacttttcataaatcaaagtttgtcaatGCGTAACCATTTTAAGCTACCGTTATATGCTTACATGTGTTATACTAGgcgtttgaaattcaagattaggcaGAGAAAGAAATACTAGAATGTGATGTCAGAAGCAAGCAGCGCCATACATACTGCAGAAAAAAGCATTGTAGAAAAGACAAAtacatagatttttaaaaaatcactataTCTGGCGGCTGTTTatcttcataaaatattaggatAAGGAAAATCCAGGATTTGGCAAATACCGCATTGTAAAAAGATCACACACTTAACCTACAATCAGTCTTGTTTCTTTTCTAGTACTCTGGCTCTGCGGATGAGTTGAGGTCTCTAACATCAATGCCAGTGTCATCTGCATTGTTCTGCACCAACTCCTGAAGTAAACGGGAAAATAAAAAGATTAGATTAGACCTACATTCTCTTTGTACGGGCTCTCACTATATCATCTACCACAAACCACCCAACTAAGCGTTTGGACATGGAAGAAGTAGAGACATATAGAATTGACCATCACATTAGCTACCTAATATCTTGTCTCACAGCCCATGTAATGTAATGATTTGATTTTAAGTTGATATGCCCActctaccaccaccaccaccttaACAGCATTAAATCAGATCTCAtccaaaaattgttttttttttaaatgttatagtACAATCTGAGACCAAGAAAAATATTCATTTGCATATctgttaacgcattcactgccatcaacgcacatatgcgttttcggaatttcgcccagtgccgctgtcataattattcatacattttgaacgcacatgtgcgtcggtggcacctctggaagtcaggtggcagtgaatgcgttttTTAAGGTCAAGtggacccacttccagtagttggattgacttgactgaccattGTTATAGAAAAATTGTTTGGATGGCAAttcaggtacagtcaacaaaagagcttgtattaaaaattaaattattacaaagtttTATTCTGTCTGAGAATACAACACATTATttatggtcccaaaggaagaccagcgccgtttgCAAGACAGGcaaattgctgatttgggaccattccGTGGCATGCAtaactattgtttttttatttatacttccCATTTTGTGATgaataagtaaatgttttatataataatattttcttttattcaggTATAACCCAATACATTGTAAAtgtaaaactacaataaaagaaaagtaaaataaaaaataacacagtaaaaataaaattcctgTATAAATATATACAGGGTCCAGCTCGACATCCACATCCTGTCATGTGACGCTCCTATTTTCGGATCGATGCACGATAGCCCAATGTCTTTTAAATCCCTCATTGAGatcgttttttttcttacattcGATTTATGTAAACTTACAGCATCTGCGTGCCTTATAGTCACAGTAAACTGTTGCTGTGACTATAAGGCATGCAGATGCTTTACTGGTACACTCAGAAGTGTCaattaaatgtaataatttgtttttatgtaatttaacatAGTCCATATTTCATCCCAGGAAAGTGAGGGATAGAACCTCTGTTgcaagcaacagctagtagattAATGTATGTTTCTGAATGTGGCACTACTACCTTTGAATAGATCTTACTTTGAACACATCAACAAAGCTGTTGGCCTCGTCCAGTAAGGCTTGGTACTTGTTATTTTCTTCTGTCAAAGAATCATGCAACTTGTGCAGTCGTTCATTTTCATCTAAAGCTTCTGCCAAGGCTGCACTGAAACAGAATTAGGCTACAATGAGatatccgatttttttttatttaccctaTAGTTGGGCAAATTCCATTCATTGCTTCTTTTGAGAGCATGTTCTAGTAATTTTTAAGACTTTTACACATTCTGTCTAAACATCAAAAATAGGGTTGTACATTGTTTTACAGACATTTTTTCTCATATTATCATTTCATAGAATAATGAATATgcagaacacttactttgaaggAATTTAAATCAATTGATTTTCAAGTATctttttgaatgacattatgatGGAAACTGTCATACTCTGTCGATAAAGCAGGTACAGATGTAGTCCGAGTGTGGTCCAAAATGATTTTCCACTGGGAAAACTCGTAATgcgacggcacccgaagtgacagacaattattgtattaaatgagtgacatctGCGCATCATCTGCGTattcattaatatggaactttattattctgTCAAATGTCAATAACAAACCATTATACTGAGGCTGATTtcgagagcacgataaatacgaacttttccgataaagtATGAAGGAAAATCATTTTGCACTGTACCTTctgccgcctaactttgcctaaaagttcattgccacgactagtaccacaaaaactataaaggtataattccaataatccGGGAGTAAcataaagacgtcgcataaaaagtGTATCttaaaaatgcgtcaaaactgagtattaagtaatgaacttttaggcagatttatatggcgcgtagTATACGTCTGTAGTTATAACTTATACTAAGCAAGCAAAAACAGACCTTAAGGTGGTCATTGAGCAACCCTTTCATTctgtgactgtacctacatacagtctagggcataaatataaacattcccaagacatcaaaaatatctatacctcCACCTATAAGCCACTAAAGGTTAATGTCTACATATGTATATTCAATGTTATAGCTGtatccctttcgaacccagccgttACCATCATGtgggttaattacatttgaatttgacatggattgtaaaTAAGCTCCACTTTCATAACTcttgcatttgaattttgaacttgacatgaatagtacctacataaagtccattgtcattattattttcatacttggctgggttcgaaaggagTATAGATATGCCCTCAACTGTACAtgcataaatgttaaattacaaTGTATTCCTTTAGTTTACCGTCTCTTCTCAGCTACGGTCTGCCAAAAATTCTCACTTGGAACATCGCTGGAGATATCTTCTTCAGTTATCCATGTGCTGTTTACTTGTGTTGCTTTAGATACCATCTTATTGGACTTATTTTCACTAAAAAGAGGATAGTTCATGTATATGCCTTATAACTGCTTTTATTGAACAAAGTgcataaacttatttttattatctcaTACCAGGGAGGAAAATAATCTAAAAGATTCTTCTTAGTTTTTCCCGCAGCATCGTTAGGTTTGTTGTTACTCTGCGAGGCCCTTAGCCCCTTATTCAAATTACAtaattcctgaaaaaaaaattggtactGGGTTATGTTGActgagaaaattaaataaaattacctaagcTAAGATTAGTAACTGTAAAACTAACTCCGTGCGCCAAAACCATTACTAATTTCAATCAATTCTGTCTGGGTAATGGGACCATGTAGGAGAGGATACTCATAATCCTGCGAAAAATTTGCAGTACCCGCAGGGTCGCCATTActagggatatttggaaataattccgatccgcattagcgatcctactgtgttaaaaataaatacttgtgatatacataacatttaataatattgtaaatctgtttaaaaaaaaatatatacctcgttgagtttcttgccggattcttctcagcagaggtttttccgaaccggtggtagattttttttgacattcataagtgcttgttatagcctaaattgaataaagatattttgactttgactgaattcCACTGATTGTAAATAAAATCACCTGCCTTGTTAAATTAACGGGTGGCGGCAAATAGTGTTGAATTACTCATATCAAACTTACCTCTGATTTACTCATATTAACCCCAATAACCCCCGAACGACACGGTTTAAAATGTTCTTGATAATAATTTCAGCAAAATTCGCAActctcaaattaaaaaataactaaatcaaAGTTAGTTATTCAAATATTCAACTGTTTTAATTCAAATCTGCCTGCTGTGCAGGGATAATGTTTTTGGCTTCTAGTTTAGgtatttgcaattttttttaattgaatacatcaATGTCAATGTTCGACTGCCATGCATGATCGTTGATTGGCCGTAAGTTAGAAATTTTAACCTTTTGAACACCACGTTATGGGAAAACATGTTTTAGTTcttatttttagcaaaaaagcGTTGAAAATATTATcttatttataatgttaattaaaataagaaagaaCTGATCAACGATCATTTTGAGATTGTAAGCTTTAGGGATGCCGCAAAGAATTGCGTGAAAATAAACGTTACGGAACGTATTTAATTTCTTCTTGCGCTCTTTCCTTTGGCTCTTTCCAATGTCACAAAGGTCACAACTGTCATTTAGCTGTAGGCTTGTTTTCTTAGTTGGTTATTTTTGACGTTTTATGCCATTGGATGAAATTGCACAAACGTTAAAAATCTACTAATCAAATGCTCTCATTTCGAAGTAACATTCCTCTGTTCTTCAATTCCGTCAAAGAAAACGGAGTAAAAGGTCATCTTCATCTTCACACTTTGTTTGTGCAACATCTACCACTGGAGAGCCGGATTTTGGTTGCATTTTCTTGAGCCCCGAAAAGTAagttatattatacattttttattttcaatttaacgaGGGAGGGTTTGTTTGTCATGAAGTATCTTTGTCTTTATTTAAAACcttgtttaaaaagtttttatcgCAGTCTTAATTTTGGGTGGCTAATATAACGGTTTATTATATCATATAAATAATAGCTTGTATCAATTTAGATCAAATTCAGTCAAGATGGGCCGCAAGTTCGTAGTTGGTGGTAACTGGAAGATGAATGGAGACAAGAATCAGATCAATGAGATCGTGAACAACCTCAAGAAAGGACCTCTGGACCCCAACGTGGAGGTAAATATTGCTCTGCACATTGTGTTTTATACATACAATAACGCATTGCCCAATGCTCTATTCATTGCAGTAATATTGAGATATTGCTACATACTCTAGGACTTTCGGCATAGTCCTTGTCAACTACCCTCATTTTACTTGCTAATCCTGACCCTCAAGCAGAAGTGTTTGCTTGCGCTGCTGTGTTAACCTTTGAAGAGTAAGACATTTGGTAAAATTACTGacacatgtctgtctgtctggccttccgtccgtctgtctgggggtgattttttttttcttatccaaccctatagtgtggggtattgttgaataggtcttttaaaaccattaggggtttgctttaaagtgcaaattttcattaaaatcgagcgtccccccttctaaaatctaaactggtgggtgtaaaaattttaaaaaattcaggatggtagtatttctaactttcaaggaaaactataacggttaagtttgcttgagaattattagtagtttaagagtaaatagcagcctaaggtataaaatacctaaactatggaagattccgtataaaatgcgaaatccttagaaacatattacttatttttttcgtaatggctacggaagcctattttgggcgtgtccgaaacgctcttggccggtttttatttctgttaacttcAAGGAAACCGTCAAtagttcaaattaaattaatttatccaAAACACTAGTGACCTAacttttactgtttaaaagattatCAAGAAATTAAATAAGCACAGTAAAACAGTGTAATGGTTCTTAACTTATGATGTTGAACTAGTGTTTTTAATTCTCTCATATCATCCCCGTAGAGTGAAATGTCACCAAGTCCTAATATGTCGAAATTGGCTTATTAATGACATcaatattgcatttttttactgaaaatttcAGCCTTTTTGTTATGTCAATAGGAGCCATAGAtccaattttgaaaagttaataaaatcattactttgtttttttatgcatGAATTGAAGTGAGAATCaacttaaaatacttttcaccatccattgattagtgttaactgacggttaaatgtgatgccgtctcccacttgtttgtttgccatccagtcgaaaaaaaaaacttagttacCTAACAATTGCAAAATTAGTTACAAAATATGAAAGcaaaaattaactaagtatttTGTTGAGTTTTCGACTCAGAGGAAGTAAATACGTTTTCGATCATCAAATTATGGTAATATGAGCTTTACATATCATGCAAATAGTCACTAACTCTAGTAGAAAAATCATCTTGGttcataaaaaaagtaattatcgctaataacttggaaaattcagctttttgttttgatttggcAGTTGGAGCATATACCATGACATTATGTCATTGCAACAAGACCACaattatgataaatatctcATGCCAAAAAACattgattttttcaattttcaaaactaaacCTCTGTATCTCAAATCAGCAAAATACGACTTAGTGACTTTTCGCTCTGCGGGATGATATTCAGCATAAGAAGGTTAATAAAGtaagtttttgaatttttaaatttatttgacctttaacaatgactgaacttacataaaaaaattcaaacaaaaaatggcaaaaaagtaataaaaagtaataaaacatattatatCGTATATTATAAAGTTTTCTAACTAttccatatatttttaataataaaatttgtttattttaccaccccgtgtgatgtcgggttagaattacacctctccatttcttccgtggatgccATTAAGAGGCTACTGAGGATATAGTTTAAGGTATACCGGAGGCAACACTATTGTACCGtctttgtcaaacttaaaacctaaacaacaacaatcagtttcgcaattctttctttgttattgtataataatatattttaattattaggtTGTAATTGGAGTGCCCGCCATCTATCTGGCCTATGTCAAGAGTATACTGCCGGACACTATCTCTGCATCTGCTCAGAACTGCTGGAAGTCTGCGAAGGGAGCATTTACTGGTATTTGCTCATTtaaattaactagcttttgcccgcgcctTTTCTGCcaataattaatttatcgcCATCCTGCAGAAACTATCCAATTTTTCGGGAACTAGTACCTTACATCTTTCCCAAGGTCTCGAAACTATCTCCACACCAAAGTTTTCGTAGAAAGTAGTCTAAGGAAACAACAGAACTGCtagcataataataatgacaatttattttttacacctCTCCTGccgaaaagtaacttttcctccctgacgagagggagcaaagtgcaacttttctgttcaaggcttttcaggggtgttttattgcaaatgccattttttgaagttgataattgtaaagccacgccattttctgtgctggttgttctataataatatttagattgttttttttcaagtttcttaatgctcggtgtgaaaagttgtatgagccactcgggagcaaaatggcatcgctacgctcaggattctattgtagaaacCTTCGCTACTTTCTGGATTTAATGTACGCCCTCgacgtaaatacaccattttgctcctttGTGACACAATAGCTATTTGtgttctactttagaatccctcgctacgtaATGAGCGATTACAAGTAATTTTGCTctagtggctcatacaacttttcacaccgagcatgaaacttgaaaaaaaaactaaatatttagaacaaccagcatagaaaacgtggctttacaattatcaagttCAAaaggcatttgcaataaaacacccCTGAAAAGccttgaaaagaaaagttgcgctttgctccctctcgtcagggaggaaaagttacttttatgaaggagaggtgtgaaaataactattttaaatccccatatcatattttttgtatgaatttCCACTTCGCTGATATATTTATCTTGATAAAATTAATGAGTAATATACAGTTACCAAATTATTTCCATATCTTAAAACATTCAAGCTCATAATATAATTCTTATTGTAAACAAGACATGTTTTCGTTTAATAAGATACCAGTGGCAGTAAAGGATAAATATTtctaatgaaaaacaaattattgttGTAACATATtgattacttaataaaaatcgctttgctcgctcggttTGCGCGTTGTGGttgcaattgtacctaacattcatcctcgcttcgctcgtcgtacctaattttccagAACCTAAATTGACAGTAATGTGACCAATTACATTACTTACTGTGAAATCTCttataagttaaaaaatatttgacccCTTCCAGTGTAGGATggttatgtttatgtatgtggaacaagaatttaaaaaaaaatcgtttttctcTTATTCTTGTCGGATAGTAaattttggagtattttttgcATTACAATTTTATGTTCTCCATGCGCGCCTTAATTTTCTTAAAGTACCTGGCAAGATGTACCTAGCTACATAAAATATCTCATCcatcttagattttttttcatatttatcttttatttctTAGGTGAAATCTCACCCGCTATGATCAAGGATGTTGGCTGTGAGTGGGTGATCCTGGGCCACTCAGAGAGGAGAGCAATCTTCGGCGAAAAGGATGACCTGGTGGCCGAAAAGGTATGGCCAtgctgaaattaattaaaatatactgCACCTTACAGTTAGATACCATACAATATATCGAAATTAGGAGCAGCCTACATGCAGAAAGAAGGGTAGGTACACCGCTCTGAGGTATTAGTGCGTGTTGAGatgtttattacttattacattaTGGGAAGGCCGTTTGGGAAAAGGTTTCGGAAACGTTTTGGGGAAATTACATTTTAGCAAACATATTTTAAGATTGAACCTCGTAGATACTGACAGAACCCGAGCTCTCATTTCGACCGTGACGTAACTCTGTTGACAATTCTTAATCATTCTTTTAGTTCTTTTGTCTTAATATTTCACTTTGACATTGTCTGATTTCTTTGTCAAATGTTGTGTTTCACATTACTAACTTCAAGCTAACTTCCTACCGAACAACAgctaaactgatagtgtcttttccaacctcgacattggcggaatcatcgatagtatcgatggagctatactttcaagaatacggtatttgactattttgtgtatgttttataaattaaaactacactgcctgttatcgaatagaaaaacaattttttagctacctttacaaataacaaagttatacaggtttgaaattcaagattagactgagaaagacatactggcatgtgacgtcacacgccagtaccgtcaTACTTGctacatagagaaaagcgtttgagaaagagacaggtatatagatttttaaaaaaatcactataaatccaattttcaaccgatttaaattttctcttcgctaaacactatctgtatatttatattttcataataatattaagatatggcaaaatcaagaGTTGTCAAATATCGTATTGAATTCAATTGAATCACTAACTTCATTGATGACAATGTTCCTATACAAAATTCCACCCCACTATTTTCACCCACTTAAAGAGATGAATTTCGGGATAAACGCTACCTTATGTTTTTCTTAAAGTCTAAactatttccataccaaatttaatctaaatcagtTTGTAGGTTTAAACTAAACGCgaagagataacagacagacagatggagctactttcgcatttataatatcacgAACTGTTACTTGCGGCTTTCcctgtctaaagccgagttaagacttgcaaaaaaaatcgtgcaagttgcatcacATTGAGGCGCtcgtacaaactcgttggctttacggcctcgcaatgtaatgcaacttgcacgatttttcttgaaagtctaaactcggcttaagaatTCGTTTACCATTATCCCGCGAACTATGctatttttcgggataaaaactatctgttTTTCCAagggtctcaaactatatcCAAATCAAACTTCATCTAactcggttcagcggtttgagcCTGAAGGCAAACCGACAGAAggtagacagacagagttactttcgtatttataaatattactagtgtttacccgaggcttcgcacgcttacatcattagatacagcagttgaactgaaattccgggattttactaaattttcgttggaattcccgaaaattacatcgtggttttcattgacagtGCATTAaagcccagcgattgttatGGGATGGGATGAGATATTCCAGATgctcagctatctacataccaaatttcattcaaatccgtccagccgttttagcttgaaagagtaacaaacatatgatgatgatgtcctccatgtcgtgtccgacaaaggcgaacctttaggcttgtttattatgtgcccgaatatggttggcaaagccaaacttatcttaaaggtcctattacagggcgcgcaatgtaattgaccactatcattatacctaagtgtaacaaacatacacacacacacacatacacaaactttcgcatttataatattagtaggattagtaagtaagtaagtattttgttaCCAGGTGGCTCACGCCTTGGAGTCTGGTCTGAAAGTGATCGCGTGCATAGGCGAGACTTTAGAGGAGAGGGAGGCGGGAAAGACCGAAGAGGTGGTCTTCAGGCAGACTAAGGCTTTGATCCCCGCCATCGGCAGCAACTGGGACAAGGTCGTGTTGGCCTACGAGCCCGTCTGGGCCATCGGCACTGGCAAGACTGCATCCCCGCAGCAGGTACAGTCTTTACTTTACTACTTAGCTTAACACCTTCCCTGCCTTGGCGTAATGCACTAGGGCCAAGGGGGCCATAGCTAGGGGCGGCGAAGCCAACTATTTTGTAGGTTTCATTTTCATGAATGATGTATATCGGCTTAAAAAACGGTCACGGtatggaatcgcagtgacgcatcgtatgcgcaccgttttttttgcatgttttCCACACCGccgcttaaaatacgcaaacggtgcggaatcgcagtaacTTAGGTATacgattgtattttctataagtttatattcttaaataaatcaatatcatTATAATCTGGTTagatataaatgaataaataaaataatatcatgggacacttgacaccaatcgaccttTTTATTCCGTAGGTTCTAGCAAGTGTCGATCTCTATTTACTCGTAGGTCCATACTTAATGACACTGAATGAGGCTTTGACATTGATTGTTTGACAaagaaattcaattaaaatttgtcTTGTGTGTGAATTAAAGTGAAATTAAATGATTCATTATAAGTATCTACTTACTACTCGAGGAAACGGAATCacgtgccagggtggaaccttttcataat harbors:
- the LOC141435885 gene encoding uncharacterized protein — translated: MSKSEELCNLNKGLRASQSNNKPNDAAGKTKKNLLDYFPPCENKSNKMVSKATQVNSTWITEEDISSDVPSENFWQTVAEKRRAALAEALDENERLHKLHDSLTEENNKYQALLDEANSFVDVFKELVQNNADDTGIDVRDLNSSAEPEY
- the Tpi gene encoding triose phosphate isomerase, coding for MGRKFVVGGNWKMNGDKNQINEIVNNLKKGPLDPNVEVVIGVPAIYLAYVKSILPDTISASAQNCWKSAKGAFTGEISPAMIKDVGCEWVILGHSERRAIFGEKDDLVAEKVAHALESGLKVIACIGETLEEREAGKTEEVVFRQTKALIPAIGSNWDKVVLAYEPVWAIGTGKTASPQQAQEVHAALRNWLATNVSAEVAAAVRIQYGGSVTSANAKELAAAADIDGFLVGGASLKPEFVDIVNAKQ